From one Pecten maximus chromosome 8, xPecMax1.1, whole genome shotgun sequence genomic stretch:
- the LOC117332972 gene encoding uncharacterized protein LOC117332972, with the protein MASKLSIRKAQVHVPDTCAWCDSVQDVNWYCNDCQEALCDKCKETHQRARRTRNDDVVLIKQANKQGDVVLPEAAIDSIVTSVLAELSSLLEEEDKLLKQDCLPDETKVTKIKQLIRELEQQSENPSGKALFELTGKLRTSVPLYDVTEDSKLPCPFSFVTGRYNTEQLHLMIGHIKKSACSAKKEVNSQHVRTLSAFHVTQKCSITSICCTDDTRAWIAAFGSKNIIQVDNKGIVTETVKLDSEPRSLAFTYTTNLLMTRRDISSLIHKLTKDKQVRIFADVSPLIAWNISVSENEVFVSTDKATILVLNTSGKKVRQLSVGQSGNRFACLTGGYIAAITGGIYRNELIITNQLGEVIHTWSGELENGQKLSLTKQNTIACDRYDRVFVPDIDTNQVYVISTGSEKQAKSFLDKEHGVESPTSVCVDKCGHIWIGCVSGRVHVVHL; encoded by the exons ATGGCGAGTAAACTGTCTATTCGCAAGGCACAGGTACACGTGCCGGACACGTGTGCATGGTGTGATAGTGTACAGGACGTTAACTGGTACTGTAATGACTGTCAGGAGGCTTTGTGTGACAAATGTAAGGAGACCCATCAGCGTGCGAGGAGGACCAGAAATGATGACGTTGTACTGATAAAACAGGCGAACAAACAAGGCGATGTGGTACTACCAGAA GCAGCGATAGATTCTATCGTCACCTCAGTCTTGGCCGAATTATCATCTTTGTTAGAGGAAGAAGACAAACTCCTAAAACAAGACTGTCTACCTGATGAGACCAAAgtgacaaaaataaaacagttgATCAGAGAATTAGAGCAACAGTCAGAAAATCCATCCGGTAAAGCATTGTTTGAGCTTACGGGAAAGCTACGGACATCTGTACCGCTGTATGATGTTACCGAGGACAGTAAATTACCATGTCCATTTAGCTTTGTAACTGGTCGATATAACACAGAACAGCTGCATTTGATGATAGGACACATTAAGAAATCGGCTTGTAGTGCAAAAAAAGAAGTAAACAGTCAACATGTCCGAACTCTTTCTGCATTCCATGTCACTCAAAAATGCTCCATCACATCAATATGTTGTACAGACGACACCCGTGCCTGGATAGCAGCATTCGGATCTAAAAATATAATCCAAGTTGATAATAAGGGGATTGTCACAGAGACAGTTAAGCTGGATTCGGAACCGCGGAGTCTGGCTTTCACATACACAACAAACCTACTTATGACACGTCGAGATATTTCATCTCTAATACACAAACTGACCAAAGACAAGCAAGTAAGGATATTTGCTGACGTTAGTCCATTAATTGCCTGGAATATAAGTGTCAGCGAAAATGAAGTGTTTGTTAGCACTGACAAGGCCACTATATTGGTGCTGAATACGTCCGGGAAGAAGGTCAGACAACTATCTGTTGGTCAGAGCGGAAACCGTTTCGCATGTTTAACAGGAGGGTATATTGCGGCTATTACTGGTGGTATTTATAGGAACGAACTTATTATCACCAACCAATTAGGTGAGGTCATCCACACGTGGAGTGGAGAACTGGAGAATGGTCAGAAGCTGTCACTGACAAAACAGAATACTATAGCTTGTGATAGATATGACCGAGTATTTGTACCGGACATCGACACCAACCAGGTGTACGTCATCTCTACAGGAAGTGAGAAACAAGCCAAGTCTTTCCTGGACAAGGAGCATGGCGTTGAGTCTCCGACCAGTGTGTGTGTAGACAAGTGTGGACATATTTGGATCGGCTGTGTTAGTGGCAGAGTTCATGTGGTACATCTGTAA